From Cannabis sativa cultivar Pink pepper isolate KNU-18-1 chromosome 8, ASM2916894v1, whole genome shotgun sequence, a single genomic window includes:
- the LOC115701558 gene encoding uncharacterized protein LOC115701558 isoform X3: MAFFDDRPKKKKQLPPVIGITKKSSERLLVHGTSSLASIESLSLPLVQEIVLNADIGCSECQKRIAEIMSRMSETESVVVNVLDKKVTLTCRYPMNVSKVPGRQVPALHRNSLNKMALLRRIFKSSTVLLHGDEAEY; the protein is encoded by the exons ATGGCTTTCTTCGATGATCGGCCTAAGAAGAAGAAGCAGCTCCCACCAGTAATTGGTATCACAAAAAAGTCATCTGAGAGATTGTTGGTTCATGGAACCAGTAGTCTTGCTTCTATTGAATCTCTCTCCTTACCTCTT GTTCAGGAAATTGTTCTAAATGCCGATATTGGATGCAGTGAATGTCAGAAGAGAATTGCTGAAATAATGTCAAGAATGAGTG AGACAGAGTCTGTTGTGGTGAATGTATTGGACAAGAAGGTTACACTCACTTGTAGATATCCCATGAATGTTTCCAAAGTACCAGGTCGCCAAGTCCCTGCCCTACACagaaactctttaaacaaaatgGCACTGCTCAGAAGGATCTTCAAGTCTTCCACAG TATTGTTGCATGGTGATGAGGCTGAATATTGA
- the LOC115701558 gene encoding uncharacterized protein LOC115701558 isoform X4, which translates to MAFFDDRPKKKKQLPPVIGITKKSSERLLVHGTSSLASIESLSLPLVQEIVLNADIGCSECQKRIAEIMSRMSESVVVNVLDKKVTLTCRYPMNVSKVPGRQVPALHRNSLNKMALLRRIFKSSTGG; encoded by the exons ATGGCTTTCTTCGATGATCGGCCTAAGAAGAAGAAGCAGCTCCCACCAGTAATTGGTATCACAAAAAAGTCATCTGAGAGATTGTTGGTTCATGGAACCAGTAGTCTTGCTTCTATTGAATCTCTCTCCTTACCTCTT GTTCAGGAAATTGTTCTAAATGCCGATATTGGATGCAGTGAATGTCAGAAGAGAATTGCTGAAATAATGTCAAGAATGAGTG AGTCTGTTGTGGTGAATGTATTGGACAAGAAGGTTACACTCACTTGTAGATATCCCATGAATGTTTCCAAAGTACCAGGTCGCCAAGTCCCTGCCCTACACagaaactctttaaacaaaatgGCACTGCTCAGAAGGATCTTCAAGTCTTCCACAGGTGGTTGA
- the LOC115700058 gene encoding uncharacterized protein LOC115700058, with protein sequence MEQSIDYEWLLVKCKNCTGFGHITVNCRKDTLKKKALNPKKQQPNLQQVAATKIGEVQMAASSKEPSQVPKSVDINIDKSWHTPKKTEQGKVIDKQDVVAQFCQVNKIGVEALLEIKLKGNKIKEMFDSKMSNWNYYTSATIEGRLLIYWRKNYARMIVTTESPKFVLGTLNQDLNLLARHKTQQFVHCYVKLASCEYGFCATFVYGINTIDKRKSLWEDLLKLKMVVKPWVVLGDFNAIINIDDRVGGNSITFNDTHDASMWLATANVEVIPRAGSSFTWSNNQDGTSRIYSKIDHVFANEDWLDEFPNVEALFRWETIFDHCSCIVRSVISNKIGFKPFKYYNFWSSHPEFKETVLISWKKPITAKGLQAIYLKLMRLKHCLRKFIHNLIGDIGKKFQEAKSDFIEPRMQAQAHLKEARFLDKEKKGEIVDNYLEVVNHFVSHFQGAEICFVVKDLFISGSMPKELHSALISLVPKIENPSRAGDFRPIACCSTIYKCNSKLLCTRLVVVLPRLINQNKGAFIQDRSIAHNVMILQDLLKNYNRKNISPRCSIKIDISKAYDNVSWDFLEQLLVAYNFPQKFI encoded by the exons ATGGAacaatctattgactatgagTGGCTACTTgttaaatgtaaaaattgtaCTGGGTTTGGCCATATTACAGTTAATTGTCGAAAGGATACTCTGAAGAAAAAAGCCTTGAATCCTAAGAAACAACAACCTAATCTGCAACAAGTTGCAGCAACTAAAATAGGGGAAGTTCAGATGGCTGCGAGTTCTAAGGAGCCTTCCCAGGTTCCTAAAAGTGTTGATATTAACATAGACAAATCTTGGCATACCCCAAAGAAGACTGAACAGGGGAAAGTGATTG ataaGCAAGATGTCGTTGCTCAATTTTGCCAAGTTAATAAGATAGGAGTAGAAGCTTTGTTGGAAATTAAgcttaaaggaaataagatcAAAGAGATGTTTGATTCTAAAATGTCAAATTGGAACTACTATACTAGTGCCACGATTGAAGGTAGATTATTGATATACTGGAGGAAGAACTATGCTAGAATGATAGTCACTACTGAATCCCCCAAGTTTGTGTTGGGAACATTAAaccaggatctaaatttactagcAA gacacaaaacccaacagtttgtGCATTGTTATGTCAAATTAGCTAGTTGTGAGTATGGTTTCTGTGCAACTTTTGTTTATGGGATCAATACCATAGATAAAAGAAAGAGCCTTTGGGAGGATCTTCTTAAACTCAAGATGGTTGTGAAACCGTGGGTAGTGCTTGGAGATTTCAATGCCATCATTAATATAGATGATCGAGTTGGGGGAAACTCTATTACTTTCAATGACACTCATGATGCATCTATGTGGCTTGCTACTGCCAATGTTGAAGTCATCCCTAGAGCTGGTTCTTCTTTTACTTGGTCTAATAACCAAGATGGAACAAGTAGAATTTATTCTAAGATAGACCATGTGTTTGCTAATGAGGATTGGCTTGATGAGTTTCCTAATGTTGAAGCCTTGTTTAGATGGGAGACCATATTTGACCATTGCTCATGTATTGTTAGAAGTGTCATTTCAAACAAGATTGGTTTTAAACCTTTCAAATACTATAATTTCTGGAGTTCTCATCCTGAGTTCAAAGAAACGGTGCTCATTAGTTGGAAGAAACCAATTACTGCTAAGGGTCTTCAAGCTATATATCTCAAGTTGATGAGATTAAAGCATTGTCTTAGAAAGTTTATTCATAATCTCATTGGTGATATAGGGAAGAAGTTTCAAGAGGCAAAGTCAGATTTTATTGAACCTAGAATGCAAGCTCAAGCTCATCTTAAAGAAGCCAGATTCCTTGATAAAGAAAAGAAG GGAGAAATTGTTGATAATTACTTGGAGGTGGTGAATCATTTTGTCTCTCATTTTCAAG GAGCTGAAATATGTTTTGTTGTCAAGGATTTATTCATCTCTGGTTCTATGCCTAAAGAGCTTCACTCAGCTCTTATTTCTCTAGTTCCAAAGATTGAGAATCCTTCAAGAGCAGGGGACTTCAGACCTATTGCTTGTTGCTCTACAATCTACAAGTGTAATTCTAAGCTCTTATGTACCAGACTTGTTGTGGTGCTCCCTagattgattaatcaaaacaaggGTGCATTCATTCAAGATAGATCTATTGCCCACAATGTGATGATTCTCCAAGACTTGCTGAAAAACTATAACAGGAAAAACATTTCCCCAAGATGCTCCATTAAAATTGACATAAGCAAGGCTTATGACAATGTTAGTTGGGATTTTTTGGAGCAATTGTTGGTTGCCTACAACTTTCCCCAGAAATTTATTTAG
- the LOC115701558 gene encoding uncharacterized protein LOC115701558 isoform X2, with protein sequence MAFFDDRPKKKKQLPPVIGITKKSSERLLVHGTSSLASIESLSLPLVQEIVLNADIGCSECQKRIAEIMSRMSESVVVNVLDKKVTLTCRYPMNVSKVPGRQVPALHRNSLNKMALLRRIFKSSTAFHHPFVSNQNQTNH encoded by the exons ATGGCTTTCTTCGATGATCGGCCTAAGAAGAAGAAGCAGCTCCCACCAGTAATTGGTATCACAAAAAAGTCATCTGAGAGATTGTTGGTTCATGGAACCAGTAGTCTTGCTTCTATTGAATCTCTCTCCTTACCTCTT GTTCAGGAAATTGTTCTAAATGCCGATATTGGATGCAGTGAATGTCAGAAGAGAATTGCTGAAATAATGTCAAGAATGAGTG AGTCTGTTGTGGTGAATGTATTGGACAAGAAGGTTACACTCACTTGTAGATATCCCATGAATGTTTCCAAAGTACCAGGTCGCCAAGTCCCTGCCCTACACagaaactctttaaacaaaatgGCACTGCTCAGAAGGATCTTCAAGTCTTCCACAG cTTTTCATCACCCGTTTGTATCAAATCAAAATCAAACTAATCATTGA
- the LOC115701558 gene encoding uncharacterized protein LOC115701558 isoform X1, giving the protein MAFFDDRPKKKKQLPPVIGITKKSSERLLVHGTSSLASIESLSLPLVQEIVLNADIGCSECQKRIAEIMSRMSETESVVVNVLDKKVTLTCRYPMNVSKVPGRQVPALHRNSLNKMALLRRIFKSSTAFHHPFVSNQNQTNH; this is encoded by the exons ATGGCTTTCTTCGATGATCGGCCTAAGAAGAAGAAGCAGCTCCCACCAGTAATTGGTATCACAAAAAAGTCATCTGAGAGATTGTTGGTTCATGGAACCAGTAGTCTTGCTTCTATTGAATCTCTCTCCTTACCTCTT GTTCAGGAAATTGTTCTAAATGCCGATATTGGATGCAGTGAATGTCAGAAGAGAATTGCTGAAATAATGTCAAGAATGAGTG AGACAGAGTCTGTTGTGGTGAATGTATTGGACAAGAAGGTTACACTCACTTGTAGATATCCCATGAATGTTTCCAAAGTACCAGGTCGCCAAGTCCCTGCCCTACACagaaactctttaaacaaaatgGCACTGCTCAGAAGGATCTTCAAGTCTTCCACAG cTTTTCATCACCCGTTTGTATCAAATCAAAATCAAACTAATCATTGA